CGCGGCAGCCCCGGCAGCAGGGTCCCCAGCCGTTCGATCGCCTGATCGATGGTCATCAGCCGCGACGGGGTCACCGTCAGCACATTACGAAAGCGCCGCTCCGCGATCCGGGCATAGGCGGCGATCAGGTCGCCATAGCCGTCGGTCGCCTGACGCTCCACGATTCTGACCGCCGCCCCTGCCCCGCCCGCGGGAAACCGGTCCAGCAGCAGCCGCGGCCGGGCGCGCAGCGCCTCGCCCGCCCGCCGCATCGCCTCCAGCCGGCGCAGCCGCAGGGCCAGGGCCGCCGCCATCTCCTCGGCCGACGGCTCGTCTTCATCCGCAGACGGTGCCTCGTCCGGCAGCAGCAGGCGTGATTTCAGGTAGGTGAGCCAGGCGGCCATCACCAGATAATCCGCCGCCAGTTCCAGATGGCGGCGGCGGGCCTCGGCGATGAAGCCCAGATACTGATCGGCCAGCCGGGTGATGGAAATCTTCTGCAGATCGACCTTCTGGTCGCGGGCGAGCGACAGCAACAGGTCGATCGGCCCTTCGAAACCGTCGAGGTCCAGCACAAGCTGCATCGGACGCGGCGGCGACGCCGCATCCGATGCCGTCATGTCCGATATGGGGCCATGCCCGATGTCGCCGGCCATGTCACCGGCCCCCGAACCCGGTCAGTCGCCGATCAGGCCGGCAAGCGCCTTGCGATCGGCCGCAACGTCCAGCTGGGCCAGGCGTCGCTTGGCCGCCCAGGCGGCCGCTGCCGTCAGCCGCCGCCGGGCTTCGGCCGTCACCAGCGGCGCCGCTTCCAGCACCGCACGGGTCTCGGCCGTGTTGCCGTTGCAGTGGAGCACCGCATCACAACCGGCCGCCAGCGCCGAATTCGCCCGCCAGGACATGTCGCCCTCCAGCGCCGCCATGCAGACGTCGTCGGACAGCAGCACGCCGTCGAAGCCGATTTCGCGGCGGATCACTTCGTCGATCACCTTTGCCGACAGGGTCGCCGGCAGATCTGGATCGATCGCCGGATAGGCGACATGGGCGGTCATCGCCCAGGGCAGGCGGTTGAGCGCCAGGAAGGGAGCGAAATCGGCTGCCCGAAGCGCGTCCAGATCGGCATCGACCACCGGCAGTTCCGCATGGCTGTCGGTCTCGGCCCGGCCATGGCCGGGGATATGCTTCACCACCGGCTGCACGCCGGCCTCGCCCAACCCCGCCGCCATGGCGCCGGCCAGCGCCGCCACCTTGACCGGATCGGCGCAAAAGGCGCGGTCGCCGATCACTTCATGGGCGTGGGCGAAGCGGATATCGGCCACCGGCGCACAATTGACGTCGATGCCGAGCGCGATCAGGTCGTGACCGATCAGCCGTCCGGTCAGCCGCGCCGCGGTCAGCCCCGCGGCCGGATCCTTGGCATGCAGACGGCCGATGGCCCCTGCCGGCGGCACCATGCCCCAATGCGGCGGCTTCAGCCGGCGGACGCGGCCGCCCTCCTGGTCGATCAGGACGGGGGCGTAGGGATTGCCCGCCGCCGCACGGAATTCGGCCACCAGTGCCGACAGCTGCTCGGGTTCGTCGACATTGCGGGCGAACACGATCAGCCCCAGCGGGCGTTCGCCGGCGATGATCGCCCGTTCCTCTGCCGTCAGCTTCAGCCCCTGGCAGCCGATGATGATCGGGCGCAGATCGGCCGGACACGAGGGGGTTGCGGGCGTGCTCATGGTGCCACCGGGAAGCAGGCGAGCTTCGCCTGGGCAAAGCGGCCGCAGAGCGCCTTGGCGGCGGCACCGTCGGCCAGCGGACCGGCCTGGAGTCGATACAAGGTACCCTTGTCCTTCACCTTGACCGGAACGATCACCGGCTGCAGGCCGGCGACCAGTTCCTTGTTACGGGTGCGCAATGTGTCCCAGCCCTTGCGCGCGCCGGCCTCGTCGCCGAAGGCACCCAGCTGAACCTTCCAGCCGGCCAGCGAGGCCGTCGCATCGGCGCCGGTGCGCACGTCGCGCAGATCCGGAGACTTCGGCGGCTCGACAGGCTTCGGGGCTTCGGCCGGCTTCGTCTGCTCGACGGGCTTGGCCTGCTCGACGGGTTTGGCGGGCTCCACGGGCCTGGCCGGCTCGACCGGCTTCGGGGCCTCGGGGGCGGGTTTCGCCTGTTCCACCGGTTTCGGCGTCTCGGCAGGCGCCTGCGGCTGCGGCTGGGCGGGAACCGGCGCCGCCTGGGCCGGCGCCTCCTGCACGGCCGGCTGCTCCGGTGTCTGGTTCTGGGCCTGCGCGACCTCCTGCCCGGCCGCGTCCGGCGCCTCGGCCACCAGCGCACCTTCATCCGGTTCCGGCAGGATGGGGTCCTCCGGCGGCGGCATCAGCCGCTCCACCGGCGCCCGCTCGGGCTCGGTTCCGGTTTCGGTGCCGCCGCCGAGCGCGTCGTAGACGGTCTTGTCGCGATGCGGCACTTCCATGCCGCCCGGATCCTTGGGCAAGGATTTCATCGGTGTCTGATCGGCGGTGATCAGCGGCGGCGGGGCATCACGCATCGACACGTCGCGCTGATCGAAGGCGTACCAGACCAGGCCGCCGAACAGGATCAGCGCCGCCGCCACGGCGACCGGACGCAGGCGATGGCGCCGCGGCAGCGGGACATGGCCGGCGGGTTCGAAGTCGTCGTCGCGCGGCGGCCGCGGCCCTGCGGCGGGCCGGCGCGGCTCGGCGCGAAGCCCGCCCTCGTCGTCGCCGTTGAGCGGCGGTTGCGGCATCAGTGCAGCTCCTCGACCGGTTGCACACCCATCACGCCCAGCCCCGAGGCGATCACCAGACGGGCGGCCTCGATCAGTGCCAGGCGGGCGGCGACGATCTCGGGATCGTCAGCCACGATGATCCGCAGGCTCTCATCCTCTCGGCCTTTCGTCCACAGTCCATGAAGTTCTGCGGCCAAGTCCTGGAGATAAAAGGCGATTCGGTGTGGCTCATGTGCATCGGCCGCGCCCTGCACCACCCGCGGCCATTCGGCCAGGCGGCGGATCAGGCCCAGTTCGGCATCATGGGTCAGACGATGAAGCGGTGCGGCATCGGCGGCCGGCGCCTCGATGCCCATCTGGTCCTTCGCATTGCGCTGGACGGATCGGGCACGGGCATGGGCGTACTGAACGTACCAGACCGGGTTGTCGCGCGACTGCTCGGTGACCTTCGCGAGGTCGAAATCGAGCGTCGCATCGTTCTTGCGGGTCAGCATGATGAAGCGGACCACATCGCGGCCGACCTCGTCCACAACCTCGCGCAGGGTGACGAAGGTGCCGGCACGCTTGGACATCTTTACCGGCTCGCCATTGGCCATCAGATTGACCAGCTGGCAGAGCTTGACGTCGAGTTCGGCCTCGCCGCCCGAAATCGCCTTCACGGCGGCCTTCATCCGCTTGACATAGCCGCCATGATCGGCGCCCAGAACGTCGATCTGTTCCGGCCAGCCACGACGGTATTTGTCGAAATGATAGGCGATGTCGGCGGCGAAATAGGTATAGGCGCCGTCGGACTTCTTCAGCGCGCGGTCGACATCGTCGCCGAAATCGGTGGCGCGGAACAGGGTCTGCGGGCGCGGCTCCCAGTCGTCGGGCAGCTTGCCCTTGGGCGGCTCCAGCACGCCTTCATAGATGTGCCCGGCCTGGGTCAGCGCCGCCAGGGCGGCATCGATCGCCCCGTTGTCGTGCAGCACCTTTTCCGACGAAAACACGTCGTGGCGCACGCCCAGCGCCGCCAGATCGTCGCGGATCAGGGCCATCATCGCCTCGACGGCACGGGCCTTGAACACCGGCAGCCATTCGCTGTCGGGGGCTGCCGCCCAGCGGTCGCCGAATTCGGCGGCCAGCGCCTGGCCCAGCGGCACCAGATAATCGCCCGGATAGAGGCCGGCCGGAATCTCGCCCACCGTCTCGCCAAGCGCCTCGCGGTAGCGGATATGGACCGACCGTGCCAGCACCTCGATCTGGCTGCCCGCATCATTGATGTAGTATTCGCGGCAGACGGTATAGCCGGCCTTGATCAGCAGGCTGGCCAGCACGTCGCCGACCACGGCGCCACGGGCATGGCCGACATGCATCGGCCCGGTCGGGTTGGCCGAGACATATTCGATATTGACCCGCCGGCCCGCGCCGGCAGTCAGATCGCCATAGGCGGTCCCGGCGGCCAGCACGCTCCGCACCACGCCCTGCCAATAGGCGGGCGACAGGCGCAGGTTCACGAAGCCGGGGCCGGCCACGTCCACCGTCTCGACATCGCCGTCGGCGCGCAGCCTCTCGGCCAGCGCCTCCGCAATGTCACGCGGTTTCATGCGGGCCGCCTTGGCCAGCACCAGGGCGGCATTGGTCGCGAGATCGCCATGGGCGGCATCACGCGGCGGTTCCACGGAGATGTTGGCGGTGTCCAGATCGGCCGGCAGGCGGCCCTCGGTCCCGAGCGCCCCGACGATGCCGGCGATTCTGGCGCGAAACTCTTCGAAGACGCTCACGTCACGTCCTGACGAATGGGTTGAACAACTTTTCGTACTCGTCGCGGGCATGCCTGTCGGTCATACCCGCAACATAGTCCACGACCACGCGGGCGGTGGCGGCATTCCCCGGCCCTTCGGC
The window above is part of the Tistrella mobilis genome. Proteins encoded here:
- the argS gene encoding arginine--tRNA ligase; its protein translation is MSVFEEFRARIAGIVGALGTEGRLPADLDTANISVEPPRDAAHGDLATNAALVLAKAARMKPRDIAEALAERLRADGDVETVDVAGPGFVNLRLSPAYWQGVVRSVLAAGTAYGDLTAGAGRRVNIEYVSANPTGPMHVGHARGAVVGDVLASLLIKAGYTVCREYYINDAGSQIEVLARSVHIRYREALGETVGEIPAGLYPGDYLVPLGQALAAEFGDRWAAAPDSEWLPVFKARAVEAMMALIRDDLAALGVRHDVFSSEKVLHDNGAIDAALAALTQAGHIYEGVLEPPKGKLPDDWEPRPQTLFRATDFGDDVDRALKKSDGAYTYFAADIAYHFDKYRRGWPEQIDVLGADHGGYVKRMKAAVKAISGGEAELDVKLCQLVNLMANGEPVKMSKRAGTFVTLREVVDEVGRDVVRFIMLTRKNDATLDFDLAKVTEQSRDNPVWYVQYAHARARSVQRNAKDQMGIEAPAADAAPLHRLTHDAELGLIRRLAEWPRVVQGAADAHEPHRIAFYLQDLAAELHGLWTKGREDESLRIIVADDPEIVAARLALIEAARLVIASGLGVMGVQPVEELH
- a CDS encoding SPOR domain-containing protein, with amino-acid sequence MPQPPLNGDDEGGLRAEPRRPAAGPRPPRDDDFEPAGHVPLPRRHRLRPVAVAAALILFGGLVWYAFDQRDVSMRDAPPPLITADQTPMKSLPKDPGGMEVPHRDKTVYDALGGGTETGTEPERAPVERLMPPPEDPILPEPDEGALVAEAPDAAGQEVAQAQNQTPEQPAVQEAPAQAAPVPAQPQPQAPAETPKPVEQAKPAPEAPKPVEPARPVEPAKPVEQAKPVEQTKPAEAPKPVEPPKSPDLRDVRTGADATASLAGWKVQLGAFGDEAGARKGWDTLRTRNKELVAGLQPVIVPVKVKDKGTLYRLQAGPLADGAAAKALCGRFAQAKLACFPVAP
- a CDS encoding segregation and condensation protein A, whose product is MAGDIGHGPISDMTASDAASPPRPMQLVLDLDGFEGPIDLLLSLARDQKVDLQKISITRLADQYLGFIAEARRRHLELAADYLVMAAWLTYLKSRLLLPDEAPSADEDEPSAEEMAAALALRLRRLEAMRRAGEALRARPRLLLDRFPAGGAGAAVRIVERQATDGYGDLIAAYARIAERRFRNVLTVTPSRLMTIDQAIERLGTLLPGLPRRWVPLIGLLPDLPAPRPLPATGDPLALAAAEAAAARARRLERRSALAASFVAVLELARQGRLAVAQRQGGGPLMVHPDARAPMDEIQTDDEEGGDER
- the nagZ gene encoding beta-N-acetylhexosaminidase, which translates into the protein MSTPATPSCPADLRPIIIGCQGLKLTAEERAIIAGERPLGLIVFARNVDEPEQLSALVAEFRAAAGNPYAPVLIDQEGGRVRRLKPPHWGMVPPAGAIGRLHAKDPAAGLTAARLTGRLIGHDLIALGIDVNCAPVADIRFAHAHEVIGDRAFCADPVKVAALAGAMAAGLGEAGVQPVVKHIPGHGRAETDSHAELPVVDADLDALRAADFAPFLALNRLPWAMTAHVAYPAIDPDLPATLSAKVIDEVIRREIGFDGVLLSDDVCMAALEGDMSWRANSALAAGCDAVLHCNGNTAETRAVLEAAPLVTAEARRRLTAAAAWAAKRRLAQLDVAADRKALAGLIGD